In Montipora foliosa isolate CH-2021 chromosome 13, ASM3666993v2, whole genome shotgun sequence, one DNA window encodes the following:
- the LOC137983100 gene encoding uncharacterized protein isoform X2 gives MQRDRCALGHSPLSSQENDIPLWLSLLILFSVSLSLFLALVLNSNPYLTSTTGYADGGDMYSHQVEALYLKELLQNGSTDLWFDEITLGYPFLLAYHPFPCLFTSVLMILTESFISPLLLFRWIFVLLLASVPWFSFIGLRKLRMSRLEASITSLFVFSIHSCSKFGLELEAFHYYGLLTQAYGMATFPIAVGFLYDYVLYNRSSRNGTILLVILNFSSHAFFGIYLVVVTAVTLLVDVSTNPIPFKRKLLSPSVRRAVFVHSSSVCISSWWMIPLLVNFNFIGGLPWKNENVKRHSFDLVLWDLLNGEILDQGRNFPFITFGAVAELSFSFFLKRKRSNGEYFADHHVRFIWLRTLFFVTLLLFLGRTIFGPLYDLIPFHRELEDLRYLNGIHFCGLLLMTVSFSRILRFFSSIVCKILGVFLKSNQLLVLFMLLLSPIYLSSQLERFNSLLTVTEVSFSDGLQQLKTYPNRGRVLASKSLGSGGPWDLALIPHLTKKPGVLTYSRGYHDTLSMYYVEQIRPFRDTTPSFTDLMRLYNIRFVATSGIDTTSFLRTYQLSHLASFGTIDLFVKTQEDYGYFEFAHVPGAVIGELKAMREAVVSTTRLFTYRVLFAINPNSELQHDEFFEIVVSHRYANSSFIQRLLFPNEFETTWLVNRRPVRQNSLFEDVEFGRNPDQIMSRVLKEEDGSTYYTAYVEVAEDGWREDFYSTEHLILKVTYHPYWTCAFRPFVDANDKTRGIDEDWHVIPVHHVTPNLMSVVLPPGRHHVTCKYKNPFYQKLLFVLFIFVIFALTITELKKFLYCR, from the exons CACCAAGTGGAAGCCCTTTACTTGAAGGAACTTTTACAAAATGGCTCAACGGATCTGTGGTTCGATGAAATAACACTTGGTTACCCTTTCCTCCTGGCGTACCATCCATTCCCGTGCTTATTTACCTCCGTTTTAATGATCCTTACGGAATC GTTCATCAGCCCTCTATTACTATTCCGGTGGATTTTTGTTCTCCTTCTGGCATCTGTGCCCTGGTTCTCGTTCATTGGTTTGCGCAAATTGAGGATGAGTCGACTGGAAGCAAGCATCACTTCTCTTTTTGTGTTTTCCATTCACAGTTGCAGCAAGTTTGGATTAGAGCTGGAAGCATTCCATTATTATGGTTTATTGACACAAGCCTATGGGATGGCCACTTTCCCTATTGCAG TTGGATTCCTATACGACTATGTACTCTACAACAGAAGCTCAAGGAATGGAACCATTCTACTCGTCATCCTCAATTTCTCTTCACACGCCTTCTTCGGAATTTACCTTGTAGTTGTAACAGCTGTGACATTACTGGTTGATGTAAGCACTAACCCAATTCCATTCAAAAGAAAGCTGCTCTCCCCTTCAGTTCGTCGCGCAGTATTTGTGCACTCCTCGAGTGTGTGTATCTCATCTTGGTGGATGATACCATTACTCGTAAACTTCAACTTTATTGGAGGACTTCCCTGGAAAAACGAAAATGTAAAGAGACATAGCTTTGATTTAGTGCTGTGGGATCTTTTGAACGGCGAAATTCTCGACCAAGGAAGAAATTTTCCTTTCATTACTTTTGGTGCCGTAGCTGAgttatctttttcatttttcttaaagCGTAAACGTAGCAACGGTGAATATTTTGCTGATCACCACGTACGGTTTATTTGGCTCAGAACGCTGTTTTTTGTCACGCTGCTCCTGTTCCTTGGAAGAACTATTTTTGGTCCATTGTACGACCTGATTCCATTTCACAGAGAACTCGAAGACCTGCGCTATTTAAATGGCATCCATTTTTGCGGATTACTCCTAATGACCGTCTCATTTTCACGTATTCTTCGCTTCTTTTCCTCAATCGTGTGCAAGATATTAGGTGTATTCCTGAAAAGCAATCAGCTACTAGTCTTATTTATGCTACTACTGTCGCCGATTTATCTTAGCTCTCAACTCGAAAGATTCAATTCACTGTTGACGGTGACTGAAGTCAGTTTCTCAGATGGATTGCAGCAATTGAAAACTTATCCAAATAGAGGGCGTGTACTTGCTTCAAAATCATTAG GCAGCGGTGGTCCTTGGGACTTAGCTCTAATACCGCATCTTACTAAGAAGCCCG GAGTCCTTACATACTCTCGAGGCTATCACGACACATTGTCCATGTATTACGTGGAGCAGATACGGCCATTCAGGGACACAACACCTTCCTTCACAGATCTCATGCGTCTTTACAACATTCGCTTCGTCGCGACATCCGGGATCGACACTACTTCATTCTTAAGGACTTATCAACTTAGCCACCTGGCTTCTTTTGGTACCATTGATCTGTTCGTGAAAACTCAAGAGGATTATGGTTATTTTGAATTTGCGCATGTCCCTGGCGCTGTTATTGGTGAATTGAAAGCTATGCGTGAGGCGGTAGTCTCAACAACTCGACTATTTACTTACAGAGTTCTCTTCGCCATAAACCCCAACTCAGAGCTTCAACACGATGAGTTCTTCGAAATAGTAGTGTCGCATCGATATGCCAACTctagttttatccaaaggctccTTTTTCCAAACGAGTTTGAAACAACTTGGTTAGTGAACAGGAGACCAGTGAGGCAAAATTCGCTCTTTGAAGATGTAGAGTTCGGACGCAACCCAGATCAAATAATGTCAAGAGTTTTGAAAGAGGAAGACGGGAGTACTTACTACACCGCTTATGTCGAGGTAGCCGAGGATGGTTGGAGAGAG GACTTTTACAGTACCGAACATCTCATCCTCAAAGTAACTTACCATCCATACTGGACATGTGCTTTTCGTCCGTTTGTTGATGCAAACGATAAAACACGAGGTATTGATGAGGACTGGCACGTGATTCCTGTGCACCACGTGACGCCAAACCTGATGAGTGTTGTCCTTCCTCCTGGCAGACATCATGTAACTTGCAAATATAAAAATCCCTTTTATCAGAAACTTTTATTCGTtctatttatttttgttattttcgcgTTGACGATTACGGAATTGAAGAAGTTTTTGTATTGTCGATAG
- the LOC137983100 gene encoding uncharacterized protein isoform X4 codes for MQRDRCALGHSPLSSQENDIPLWLSLLILFSVSLSLFLALVLNSNPYLTSTTGYADGGDMYSHQVEALYLKELLQNGSTDLWFDEITLGYPFLLAYHPFPCLFTSVLMILTESFISPLLLFRWIFVLLLASVPWFSFIGLRKLRMSRLEASITSLFVFSIHSCSKFGLELEAFHYYGLLTQAYGMATFPIAVGFLYDYVLYNRSSRNGTILLVILNFSSHAFFGIYLVVVTAVTLLVDVSTNPIPFKRKLLSPSVRRAVFVHSSSVCISSWWMIPLLVNFNFIGGLPWKNENVKRHSFDLVLWDLLNGEILDQGRNFPFITFGAVAELSFSFFLKRKRSNGEYFADHHVRFIWLRTLFFVTLLLFLGRTIFGPLYDLIPFHRELEDLRYLNGIHFCGLLLMTVSFSRILRFFSSIVCKILGVFLKSNQLLVLFMLLLSPIYLSSQLERFNSLLTVTEVSFSDGLQQLKTYPNRGRVLASKSLGSGGPWDLALIPHLTKKPGVLTYSRGYHDTLSMYYVEQIRPFRDTTPSFTDLMRLYNIRFVATSGIDTTSFLRTYQLSHLASFGTIDLFVKTQEDYGYFEFAHVPGAVIGELKAMREAVVSTTRLFTYRVLFAINPNSELQHDEFFEIVVSHRYANSSFIQRLLFPNEFETTWLVNRRPVRQNSLFEDVEFGRNPDQIMSRVLKEEDGSTYYTAYVEVAEDGWREV; via the exons CACCAAGTGGAAGCCCTTTACTTGAAGGAACTTTTACAAAATGGCTCAACGGATCTGTGGTTCGATGAAATAACACTTGGTTACCCTTTCCTCCTGGCGTACCATCCATTCCCGTGCTTATTTACCTCCGTTTTAATGATCCTTACGGAATC GTTCATCAGCCCTCTATTACTATTCCGGTGGATTTTTGTTCTCCTTCTGGCATCTGTGCCCTGGTTCTCGTTCATTGGTTTGCGCAAATTGAGGATGAGTCGACTGGAAGCAAGCATCACTTCTCTTTTTGTGTTTTCCATTCACAGTTGCAGCAAGTTTGGATTAGAGCTGGAAGCATTCCATTATTATGGTTTATTGACACAAGCCTATGGGATGGCCACTTTCCCTATTGCAG TTGGATTCCTATACGACTATGTACTCTACAACAGAAGCTCAAGGAATGGAACCATTCTACTCGTCATCCTCAATTTCTCTTCACACGCCTTCTTCGGAATTTACCTTGTAGTTGTAACAGCTGTGACATTACTGGTTGATGTAAGCACTAACCCAATTCCATTCAAAAGAAAGCTGCTCTCCCCTTCAGTTCGTCGCGCAGTATTTGTGCACTCCTCGAGTGTGTGTATCTCATCTTGGTGGATGATACCATTACTCGTAAACTTCAACTTTATTGGAGGACTTCCCTGGAAAAACGAAAATGTAAAGAGACATAGCTTTGATTTAGTGCTGTGGGATCTTTTGAACGGCGAAATTCTCGACCAAGGAAGAAATTTTCCTTTCATTACTTTTGGTGCCGTAGCTGAgttatctttttcatttttcttaaagCGTAAACGTAGCAACGGTGAATATTTTGCTGATCACCACGTACGGTTTATTTGGCTCAGAACGCTGTTTTTTGTCACGCTGCTCCTGTTCCTTGGAAGAACTATTTTTGGTCCATTGTACGACCTGATTCCATTTCACAGAGAACTCGAAGACCTGCGCTATTTAAATGGCATCCATTTTTGCGGATTACTCCTAATGACCGTCTCATTTTCACGTATTCTTCGCTTCTTTTCCTCAATCGTGTGCAAGATATTAGGTGTATTCCTGAAAAGCAATCAGCTACTAGTCTTATTTATGCTACTACTGTCGCCGATTTATCTTAGCTCTCAACTCGAAAGATTCAATTCACTGTTGACGGTGACTGAAGTCAGTTTCTCAGATGGATTGCAGCAATTGAAAACTTATCCAAATAGAGGGCGTGTACTTGCTTCAAAATCATTAG GCAGCGGTGGTCCTTGGGACTTAGCTCTAATACCGCATCTTACTAAGAAGCCCG GAGTCCTTACATACTCTCGAGGCTATCACGACACATTGTCCATGTATTACGTGGAGCAGATACGGCCATTCAGGGACACAACACCTTCCTTCACAGATCTCATGCGTCTTTACAACATTCGCTTCGTCGCGACATCCGGGATCGACACTACTTCATTCTTAAGGACTTATCAACTTAGCCACCTGGCTTCTTTTGGTACCATTGATCTGTTCGTGAAAACTCAAGAGGATTATGGTTATTTTGAATTTGCGCATGTCCCTGGCGCTGTTATTGGTGAATTGAAAGCTATGCGTGAGGCGGTAGTCTCAACAACTCGACTATTTACTTACAGAGTTCTCTTCGCCATAAACCCCAACTCAGAGCTTCAACACGATGAGTTCTTCGAAATAGTAGTGTCGCATCGATATGCCAACTctagttttatccaaaggctccTTTTTCCAAACGAGTTTGAAACAACTTGGTTAGTGAACAGGAGACCAGTGAGGCAAAATTCGCTCTTTGAAGATGTAGAGTTCGGACGCAACCCAGATCAAATAATGTCAAGAGTTTTGAAAGAGGAAGACGGGAGTACTTACTACACCGCTTATGTCGAGGTAGCCGAGGATGGTTGGAGAGAG GTATAA
- the LOC137983100 gene encoding uncharacterized protein isoform X3, translated as MQRDRCALGHSPLSSQENDIPLWLSLLILFSVSLSLFLALVLNSNPYLTSTTGYADGGDMYSHQVEALYLKELLQNGSTDLWFDEITLGYPFLLAYHPFPCLFTSVLMILTESFISPLLLFRWIFVLLLASVPWFSFIGLRKLRMSRLEASITSLFVFSIHSCSKFGLELEAFHYYGLLTQAYGMATFPIAVGFLYDYVLYNRSSRNGTILLVILNFSSHAFFGIYLVVVTAVTLLVDVSTNPIPFKRKLLSPSVRRAVFVHSSSVCISSWWMIPLLVNFNFIGGLPWKNENVKRHSFDLVLWDLLNGEILDQGRNFPFITFGAVAELSFSFFLKRKRSNGEYFADHHVRFIWLRTLFFVTLLLFLGRTIFGPLYDLIPFHRELEDLRYLNGIHFCGLLLMTVSFSRILRFFSSIVCKILGVFLKSNQLLVLFMLLLSPIYLSSQLERFNSLLTVTEVSFSDGLQQLKTYPNRGRVLASKSLGSGGPWDLALIPHLTKKPGVLTYSRGYHDTLSMYYVEQIRPFRDTTPSFTDLMRLYNIRFVATSGIDTTSFLRTYQLSHLASFGTIDLFVKTQEDYGYFEFAHVPGAVIGELKAMREAVVSTTRLFTYRVLFAINPNSELQHDEFFEIVVSHRYANSSFIQRLLFPNEFETTWLVNRRPVRQNSLFEDVEFGRNPDQIMSRVLKEEDGSTYYTAYVEVAEDGWREASYFLIQKKSIVKI; from the exons CACCAAGTGGAAGCCCTTTACTTGAAGGAACTTTTACAAAATGGCTCAACGGATCTGTGGTTCGATGAAATAACACTTGGTTACCCTTTCCTCCTGGCGTACCATCCATTCCCGTGCTTATTTACCTCCGTTTTAATGATCCTTACGGAATC GTTCATCAGCCCTCTATTACTATTCCGGTGGATTTTTGTTCTCCTTCTGGCATCTGTGCCCTGGTTCTCGTTCATTGGTTTGCGCAAATTGAGGATGAGTCGACTGGAAGCAAGCATCACTTCTCTTTTTGTGTTTTCCATTCACAGTTGCAGCAAGTTTGGATTAGAGCTGGAAGCATTCCATTATTATGGTTTATTGACACAAGCCTATGGGATGGCCACTTTCCCTATTGCAG TTGGATTCCTATACGACTATGTACTCTACAACAGAAGCTCAAGGAATGGAACCATTCTACTCGTCATCCTCAATTTCTCTTCACACGCCTTCTTCGGAATTTACCTTGTAGTTGTAACAGCTGTGACATTACTGGTTGATGTAAGCACTAACCCAATTCCATTCAAAAGAAAGCTGCTCTCCCCTTCAGTTCGTCGCGCAGTATTTGTGCACTCCTCGAGTGTGTGTATCTCATCTTGGTGGATGATACCATTACTCGTAAACTTCAACTTTATTGGAGGACTTCCCTGGAAAAACGAAAATGTAAAGAGACATAGCTTTGATTTAGTGCTGTGGGATCTTTTGAACGGCGAAATTCTCGACCAAGGAAGAAATTTTCCTTTCATTACTTTTGGTGCCGTAGCTGAgttatctttttcatttttcttaaagCGTAAACGTAGCAACGGTGAATATTTTGCTGATCACCACGTACGGTTTATTTGGCTCAGAACGCTGTTTTTTGTCACGCTGCTCCTGTTCCTTGGAAGAACTATTTTTGGTCCATTGTACGACCTGATTCCATTTCACAGAGAACTCGAAGACCTGCGCTATTTAAATGGCATCCATTTTTGCGGATTACTCCTAATGACCGTCTCATTTTCACGTATTCTTCGCTTCTTTTCCTCAATCGTGTGCAAGATATTAGGTGTATTCCTGAAAAGCAATCAGCTACTAGTCTTATTTATGCTACTACTGTCGCCGATTTATCTTAGCTCTCAACTCGAAAGATTCAATTCACTGTTGACGGTGACTGAAGTCAGTTTCTCAGATGGATTGCAGCAATTGAAAACTTATCCAAATAGAGGGCGTGTACTTGCTTCAAAATCATTAG GCAGCGGTGGTCCTTGGGACTTAGCTCTAATACCGCATCTTACTAAGAAGCCCG GAGTCCTTACATACTCTCGAGGCTATCACGACACATTGTCCATGTATTACGTGGAGCAGATACGGCCATTCAGGGACACAACACCTTCCTTCACAGATCTCATGCGTCTTTACAACATTCGCTTCGTCGCGACATCCGGGATCGACACTACTTCATTCTTAAGGACTTATCAACTTAGCCACCTGGCTTCTTTTGGTACCATTGATCTGTTCGTGAAAACTCAAGAGGATTATGGTTATTTTGAATTTGCGCATGTCCCTGGCGCTGTTATTGGTGAATTGAAAGCTATGCGTGAGGCGGTAGTCTCAACAACTCGACTATTTACTTACAGAGTTCTCTTCGCCATAAACCCCAACTCAGAGCTTCAACACGATGAGTTCTTCGAAATAGTAGTGTCGCATCGATATGCCAACTctagttttatccaaaggctccTTTTTCCAAACGAGTTTGAAACAACTTGGTTAGTGAACAGGAGACCAGTGAGGCAAAATTCGCTCTTTGAAGATGTAGAGTTCGGACGCAACCCAGATCAAATAATGTCAAGAGTTTTGAAAGAGGAAGACGGGAGTACTTACTACACCGCTTATGTCGAGGTAGCCGAGGATGGTTGGAGAGAGGCAAGTTATTTTTTGATACAAAAGAAAAGTATTGTAAAGATCTAG
- the LOC137983100 gene encoding uncharacterized protein isoform X1 → MQRDRCALGHSPLSSQENDIPLWLSLLILFSVSLSLFLALVLNSNPYLTSTTGYADGGDMYSHQVEALYLKELLQNGSTDLWFDEITLGYPFLLAYHPFPCLFTSVLMILTESCSKFGLELEAFHYYGLLTQAYGMATFPIAVGFLYDYVLYNRSSRNGTILLVILNFSSHAFFGIYLVVVTAVTLLVDVSTNPIPFKRKLLSPSVRRAVFVHSSSVCISSWWMIPLLVNFNFIGGLPWKNENVKRHSFDLVLWDLLNGEILDQGRNFPFITFGAVAELSFSFFLKRKRSNGEYFADHHVRFIWLRTLFFVTLLLFLGRTIFGPLYDLIPFHRELEDLRYLNGIHFCGLLLMTVSFSRILRFFSSIVCKILGVFLKSNQLLVLFMLLLSPIYLSSQLERFNSLLTVTEVSFSDGLQQLKTYPNRGRVLASKSLGSGGPWDLALIPHLTKKPGVLTYSRGYHDTLSMYYVEQIRPFRDTTPSFTDLMRLYNIRFVATSGIDTTSFLRTYQLSHLASFGTIDLFVKTQEDYGYFEFAHVPGAVIGELKAMREAVVSTTRLFTYRVLFAINPNSELQHDEFFEIVVSHRYANSSFIQRLLFPNEFETTWLVNRRPVRQNSLFEDVEFGRNPDQIMSRVLKEEDGSTYYTAYVEVAEDGWREDFYSTEHLILKVTYHPYWTCAFRPFVDANDKTRGIDEDWHVIPVHHVTPNLMSVVLPPGRHHVTCKYKNPFYQKLLFVLFIFVIFALTITELKKFLYCR, encoded by the exons CACCAAGTGGAAGCCCTTTACTTGAAGGAACTTTTACAAAATGGCTCAACGGATCTGTGGTTCGATGAAATAACACTTGGTTACCCTTTCCTCCTGGCGTACCATCCATTCCCGTGCTTATTTACCTCCGTTTTAATGATCCTTACGGAATC TTGCAGCAAGTTTGGATTAGAGCTGGAAGCATTCCATTATTATGGTTTATTGACACAAGCCTATGGGATGGCCACTTTCCCTATTGCAG TTGGATTCCTATACGACTATGTACTCTACAACAGAAGCTCAAGGAATGGAACCATTCTACTCGTCATCCTCAATTTCTCTTCACACGCCTTCTTCGGAATTTACCTTGTAGTTGTAACAGCTGTGACATTACTGGTTGATGTAAGCACTAACCCAATTCCATTCAAAAGAAAGCTGCTCTCCCCTTCAGTTCGTCGCGCAGTATTTGTGCACTCCTCGAGTGTGTGTATCTCATCTTGGTGGATGATACCATTACTCGTAAACTTCAACTTTATTGGAGGACTTCCCTGGAAAAACGAAAATGTAAAGAGACATAGCTTTGATTTAGTGCTGTGGGATCTTTTGAACGGCGAAATTCTCGACCAAGGAAGAAATTTTCCTTTCATTACTTTTGGTGCCGTAGCTGAgttatctttttcatttttcttaaagCGTAAACGTAGCAACGGTGAATATTTTGCTGATCACCACGTACGGTTTATTTGGCTCAGAACGCTGTTTTTTGTCACGCTGCTCCTGTTCCTTGGAAGAACTATTTTTGGTCCATTGTACGACCTGATTCCATTTCACAGAGAACTCGAAGACCTGCGCTATTTAAATGGCATCCATTTTTGCGGATTACTCCTAATGACCGTCTCATTTTCACGTATTCTTCGCTTCTTTTCCTCAATCGTGTGCAAGATATTAGGTGTATTCCTGAAAAGCAATCAGCTACTAGTCTTATTTATGCTACTACTGTCGCCGATTTATCTTAGCTCTCAACTCGAAAGATTCAATTCACTGTTGACGGTGACTGAAGTCAGTTTCTCAGATGGATTGCAGCAATTGAAAACTTATCCAAATAGAGGGCGTGTACTTGCTTCAAAATCATTAG GCAGCGGTGGTCCTTGGGACTTAGCTCTAATACCGCATCTTACTAAGAAGCCCG GAGTCCTTACATACTCTCGAGGCTATCACGACACATTGTCCATGTATTACGTGGAGCAGATACGGCCATTCAGGGACACAACACCTTCCTTCACAGATCTCATGCGTCTTTACAACATTCGCTTCGTCGCGACATCCGGGATCGACACTACTTCATTCTTAAGGACTTATCAACTTAGCCACCTGGCTTCTTTTGGTACCATTGATCTGTTCGTGAAAACTCAAGAGGATTATGGTTATTTTGAATTTGCGCATGTCCCTGGCGCTGTTATTGGTGAATTGAAAGCTATGCGTGAGGCGGTAGTCTCAACAACTCGACTATTTACTTACAGAGTTCTCTTCGCCATAAACCCCAACTCAGAGCTTCAACACGATGAGTTCTTCGAAATAGTAGTGTCGCATCGATATGCCAACTctagttttatccaaaggctccTTTTTCCAAACGAGTTTGAAACAACTTGGTTAGTGAACAGGAGACCAGTGAGGCAAAATTCGCTCTTTGAAGATGTAGAGTTCGGACGCAACCCAGATCAAATAATGTCAAGAGTTTTGAAAGAGGAAGACGGGAGTACTTACTACACCGCTTATGTCGAGGTAGCCGAGGATGGTTGGAGAGAG GACTTTTACAGTACCGAACATCTCATCCTCAAAGTAACTTACCATCCATACTGGACATGTGCTTTTCGTCCGTTTGTTGATGCAAACGATAAAACACGAGGTATTGATGAGGACTGGCACGTGATTCCTGTGCACCACGTGACGCCAAACCTGATGAGTGTTGTCCTTCCTCCTGGCAGACATCATGTAACTTGCAAATATAAAAATCCCTTTTATCAGAAACTTTTATTCGTtctatttatttttgttattttcgcgTTGACGATTACGGAATTGAAGAAGTTTTTGTATTGTCGATAG